In one Mastacembelus armatus chromosome 19, fMasArm1.2, whole genome shotgun sequence genomic region, the following are encoded:
- the myof gene encoding myoferlin isoform X2 — protein MLRVVVESAKDLPKKKVGSPDPITSVFFKDEKKKTKSIDNELNPVWNEVLEFDLKGTPLDSSSYIDVVVKDYETIGKDKFIGSTKIPLRDLASGQVRSLPSKNVPLANENGQNIGATINLVVSYDPPADAANPNNPHAGDAAVDGGGGGDEQRGETSPDGGQGGSASSGQIGNSRQRGTRTQSRYRLANKPQDFQIRVRIIEARQLPGNNIKPVVKVSVCGQTHRTRIKRGNNPFFDEMFFYNVNLLPSELFDETIVFRIYNSFSLRADSLMGEFKVDVGYVYDEPAHCVMRKWLLLNDPDDSSSGARGYLKVSLFIVGTGDEPPVENRDSNNDQDDIESNLLLPAGVSLRWATLSLKVFRAEDIPQMDDALVQNLKEIFGGEGNKKNLVDPFLEACFAGKKLCTQIIEKNANPEWNQVLNLQVKFPSMCESVKLTVFDWDRLTRNDAVGTTYLNLSRIASSGGEIEEEHARKGEMPSYEANTGDSEVGFLPVFGPSYINLYGSPREFTGLPDPYEDLNFGKGEGVAYRGRILVELSTKLEGKVDKTVDSISSDDILVAQKYQRRRKYSLCAVFHSASMLQEPGEPIQFEVSIGNYGNKLDTTCKPLASTTQYSCAVFDGNKYYYLPWANTKPVVVITSFWEDISHRLDSVNIILYITHHLQSNLEAFKTAILTKVPDNQLAEVWLKLLNQLIEDIESFPTPELDSCSNLTTLDLQIKKLRDRCLATIKEGARRMIQEASEIKETLSDIESWADKLKMLAEEPQSSIPDVIIWMLRGEKRVACSRIPAHQILFSTHNEQACGQHCGKIQTIFLQYPMDKNKGLKVPVQIRVNMWLGLSVHEKKFNSFSEGTFSVFAELYENQAKMFGKWGTSGLVGRHKYSDVTGKLKLKQEYFMPPRGWEWEGDWFIDPEKALLTEADAGHTEFTDEVYQNETRFPGGEWKAASEPYTDVNGEKSRNPGEFDCPPGWAWEDEWTVDINRAVDDQGWEYGVTIPPDDKPRSWVPAEKVYHVHRRRRLVRPRRRTAAPTGKAVERQDLSDPEGWEFSSPIGWKFHSKERSSDSFRRRRWRRRMAPEGRLGACAIFQLEGALGVDTEEKDTGSKTDVKTFGVNTPFVSCSFDSSYRYHLRVYVYQARNLNSMDKDSFSDPYAHVSFLHFSKTTSKLQATLNPTWDQTLIFNDVEIYGNPENVAQCPPHVVLEFYDSDQVGKDEMLGRSVCPPLVKLNPGNDQTPKLLWCPIIQKGQKAGEALVAAELILKDKSGQVDLPLVPPKRAENLYMVPQGIRPVVQLTAVEILAWGLRNMKPYQMATVSSPSLVVECGGKRVESAVIRNMKKSPNFPSSVLFIKVLLPKDEMYTPPIVLKVIDHRPFGRKPVVGQCTITSLEEFRCDPYVCTAEGAMASKMALMMATPTAHLSINMEESKPLLEAKFLYSMSAAVNKMASPTSYFHVEKEKETIDWWSKFYASVGDQQKCGPYLKKGYDTLKVYNSELENVLDFKGLTDFCSTFKLQRGKNENGDEDPTVVGEFKGSFKVYPLPDDPNVTSPPQQFRELPDSGPQECLVRIYVVQGIDLQPKDNNGLCDPYIKISLGKNTIDDRDHYIPRTLNPMFGRMFEMTCFLPQDKDLKISIYDYDLLNCDEKVGETVIDLENRFLSRYNSYCGLPQTYCISGINQWRDQLKPSQLLENLARMKGLSKPRTEDNGTSLTFNGKDYTLAQFEDNKEIHQHLGPPRERLCLHVLRTQGLVPEHVETRTLFSTFQPNLSQGRLQMWVDVFPKSIGPPGPPFDISPRKPKKCFLRAIIWNTTDVTLDETSVTGENMSDIYVKGWMPGMEEDKQKTDVHYRSLDGDGNFNWRFIFGFDYLPAEQLCLVSKKEHFWSLDKTEFRIPPKLIVQIWDNDKFSLDDYLGTLELDLHNLISPAKSPEKCSLAMMDALETRSLNKSEHANSLFAQQSVRGWWPCAIEQDGKKALGGKVEMTLEIVTEADADERPAGKGRDEPNMNPKLDPPKRPETSFFWFTNPCKTMKFIVWKRFRCLFISLIILIIVLLFLAILLYSLPNYISMKIVKPLS, from the exons ATGTTGCGGGTTGTGGTAGAATCGGCTAAAGATCTGCCCAAAAAGAAGGTTGGGAGTCCTGATCCGatcacttctgtcttttttaaag atgagaagaagaaaacaaaatcgATCGACAATGAGTTGAATCCTGTATGGAATGAG GTCCTTGAGTTTGATCTGAAGGGTACTCCACTGGACTCCAGCTCCTACATTGACGTGGTTGTAAAAGACTATGAAACCATTGGGAAAGACAA GTTCATTGGCTCAACCAAGATCCCTTTAAGGGACCTTGCCTCAGGTCAGGTTAGATCACTACCATCCAAAAATGTGCCTTTGGCCAACGAAAATGGACAGAATATTGGA GCTACAATCAACCTTGTGGTTAGCTATGATCCTCCAGCCGATGCTGCAAACCCCAACAACCCTCACGCGGGAGATGCAGCAGTGGATGGTG GCGGCGGTGGTGATGAGCAGAGAGGTGAGACCTCACCAGACGGGGGACAAGGTGGCTCTGCGTCGTCTGGTCAGATTGGTAACTCCCGCCAGAGGGGGACCAGGACACAAAGCCGCTACCGACTGGCCAATAAACCTCAAGACTTCCAG ATCCGTGTCCGCATCATCGAGGCCCGTCAGTTACCTGGGAATAACATCAAACCAGTGGTGAAGGTCAGCGTGTGTGGACAGACCCACAGGACGAGGATCAAGAGGGGGAATAACCCCTTCTTTGATGAG ATGTTCTTCTACAATGTTAACCTGCTTCCATCAGAGCTGTTTGATGAAACAATTGTTTTCCGG ATCTATAATTCCTTTTCACTGAGAGCAGACTCTCTGATGGGGGAATTCAAG GTGGATGTTGGTTATGTTTATGATGAACCGG CCCATTGTGTCATGAGGAAGTGGCTTCTGTTGAATGATCCAGACGACTCCAGCTCCGGGGCTAGAGGCTACCTTAAAGTTAGCCTTTTTATCGTGGGGACAGGAGATGAGCCTCCG GTGGAGAACAGGGACTCTAACAATGACCAGGATGACATAGAGAGTAACCTGCTGCTGCCGGCTGGTGTGAGTCTGAGATGGGCCACCCTGTCGCTGAAGGTGTTCAGAGCTGAGGACATCCCCCAAA TGGATGATGCACTTGTCCAGAACCTGAAAGAAATTTTTGGAGGAGAGGGAAACAAGAAGAACCTGGTGGATCCTTTCTTAGAGGCTTGTTTCGCAGGCAAAAAG CTGTGTACTCAGATCATTGAGAAAAATGCAAACCCAGAGTGGAACCAAGTCCTGAACCTTCAAGTCAAG TTCCCCTCCATGTGTGAGTCTGTCAAGCTGACAGTCTTCGACTG GGATCGTTTAACAAGGAATGATGCTGTTGGCACAACTTACCTGAACCTGTCCAGGATAGCCTCCTCTGGTGGAGAGATAGAAG AGGAACATGCAAGAAAAGGGGAAATGCCATCGTATGAAG cTAACACGGGCGACTCTGAGGTGGGTTTCCTGCCTGTGTTTGGGCCCTCCTACATCAACCTATACGGCAGCCCCAGAGAGTTCACTGGCCTGCCTGACCCCTATGAGGACCTCAATTTTGGCAAG GGAGAAGGCGTGGCGTACAGGGGCAGGATCCTGGTCGAGCTGTCCACCAAGCTAGAGGGGAAAGTGGACAAAACGGTAGACAGTATCTCCAGCGATGACATCCTAGTGGCACAG AAGtaccagaggaggaggaagtacTCCTTGTGTGCAGTCTTCCACAGTGCCTCAATGCTCCAGGAACCTGGAGAACCAATCCAGTTTGAGGTCAGCATTGGTAACTATGGCAACAAACTGGACACCACCTGCAAACCACTGGCCTCCACCACTCAGTacagctgtgctgtgtttgatg GTAACAAGTACTATTACCTGCCCTGGGCAAACACTAAGCCAGTGGTTGTGATTACTTCATTCTGGGAGGACATCAGCCACCGCCTGGACTCTGTCAACATCATCCTCTACATTACTCACCATCTG caaTCTAACCTGGAGGCATTTAAAACTGCCATCTTGACTAAAGTCCCAGACAACCAACTGGCAGAGGTGTGGCTGAAGTTACTCAATCAGTTGATTGAAGACATAGAAAG TTTCCCTACACCTGAGCTGGACAGCTGCTCTAATCTGACAACACTGGACCTTCAAATCAAAAAGCTGCGAGACAGGTGTTTAGCCACCATCAAGGAAGGAGCCCGACGCATGATACAGGAGGCCTCAGAGATCAAAGAGACACTGTCTGATATAGAGTCCTGGGCAGATAAACTTAAAATGCTGGCTGAGGAG CCCCAGAGCAGCATACCTGATGTGATCATCTGGATGCTGCGGGGTGAGAAGAGGGTGGCCTGCAGTCGCATCCCCGCTCACCAAATCCTGTTCTCCACACACAATGAGCAGGCCTGCGGTCAACACTGTGGCAAGATACAGACAATCTTTTTACAG TATCCCATGGACAAGAACAAAGGCTTGAAGGTGCCAGTTCAGATTAGAGTCAACATGTGGCTGGGTCTGTCTGTACATGAGAAAAAGTTCAACTCCTTCTCCGAGGGAACCTTCAGCGTGTTTGCTGAGCTG TACGAGAACCAGGCCAAGATGTTCGGAAAGTGGGGAACCTCAGGACTAGTGGGACGCCACAAATACTCAGATGTGACTGgaaaactgaagctgaaacaaGAGTACTTCATGCCACCCAGAGGATGGGAGTGGGAGGGAGACTGGTTCATTGACCCAGAGAAAGC TCTCCTAACAGAGGCAGATGCAGGACACACTGAATTCACAGATGAGGTGTACCAGAATGAGACTCGCTTCCCAGGTGGAGAGTGGAAGGCTGCGTCTGAGCCGTACACTGATGTG AATGGGGAGAAAAGCCGTAACCCTGGAGAGTTTGATTGTCCTCCAGGTTGGGCCTGGGAGGATGAATGGACTGTGGACATCAACAGAGCTGTGGATGATCAAG GCTGGGAGTATGGAGTGACCATTCCTCCTGATGACAAACCTCGGTCCTGGGTCCCAGCAGAGAAGGTGTACCATGTTCACCGTAGGAGAAGGCTGGTTCGACCGCGCAGGAGAACTGCAGCTCCTACTGGAAAAGCTGTAGag AGGCAGGATCTAAGTGACCCAGAGGGATGGGAATTCTCTTCCCCAATTGGCTGGAAGTTCCACAGCAAAGAACGTTCATCAGATTCATTTCGTCGAAGGCGCTGGAGGCGTAGGATGGCGCCGGAGGGACGCCTTGGAGCATGTGCCATCTTTCAACTGGAGGGGGCATTA GGCGTTGATACGGAAGAGAAAGACACAGGGTCCAAGACAGATGTTAAGACCTTTGGTGTCAACACACCCTTTGTGTCCTGCTCCTTTGACA GTTCATATAGGTACCATCTCCGTGTCTATGTCTACCAGGCACGGAACCTGAACTCCATGGACAAAGATAGTTTTTCTG ATCCGTACGCCCATGTGTCCTTCCTACATTTTAGCAAAACAACATCTAAGCTGCAGGCAACACTGAACCCAACCTGGGACCAAACTTTGATTTTCAATGATGTGGAGATTTATGGAAACCCCGAGAATGTCGCTCAGTGCCCTCCTCATGTTGTGCTGGAGTTCTATGACAGTGACCAAGTG GGGAAAGATGAGATGCTGGGACGCAGCGTTTGCCCCCCACTGGTGAAGCTGAATCCAGGCAACGATCAGACACCAAAACTTTTGTGGTGTCCCATCATCCAGAAAGGCCAAAAGGCGGGCGAGGCCCTGGTGGCTGCTGAACTCATCCTCAAAGACAAG tcAGGTCAGGTTGATCTTCCTTTGGTTCCCCCAAAGAGAGCAGAGAACCTCTACATGGTTCCTCAGGGCATCAGGCCTGTGGTCCAGCTCACTGCTGTGGAG ATTCTAGCGTGGGGTCTGAGGAATATGAAGCCATACCAGATGGCCACGGTGTCTTCACCCAGCCTGGTTGTGGAGTGTGGGGGGAAGAGGGTCGAGTCAGCCGTCATCAGGAACATGAAAAAAAGCCCCAACTTCCCCAGTTCTGTGCTCTTCATCAAAGTG CTCCTTCCAAAGGATGAGATGTACACACCTCCCATTGTGCTGAAGGTCATCGACCATCGTCCGTTTGGCAGGAAGCCTGTGGTGGGTCAGTGTACCATCACTTCTCTGGAGGAGTTCAGATGTGATCCGTATGTTTGCACTGCAGAGGGAGCAATGGCTTCTAAAA tggctctgatgaTGGCTACCCCTACCGCACACCTCTCAATTAACATGGAGGAGTCGAAACCACTGCTAGAAGCTAAG TTCTTATACAGCATGTCAGCTGCTGTCAACAAAATGGCTTCCCCTACCTCCTACTTT CATGTAGAGAAG GAGAAAGAAACGATCGACTGGTGGAGCAAATTCTACGCTTCAGTTGGAGACCAGCAGAAATGTGGCCCTTACCTCAAGAAAGGATACGACACCCTCAAG GTCTACAACTCTGAGCTGGAGAATGTCCTAGATTTCAAGGGGCTGACTGATTTCTGCAGCACCTTCAAACTGCAGCGGGGGAAGAATGAAAATGGAGACGAGGACCCCACAGTTGTTGGAGAGTTCAAG GGTTCATTCAAGGTGTACCCTCTGCCGGACGACCCAAATGTCACTTCTCCTCCCCAGCAGTTCAGAGAGCTGCCAGACAGTGGACCCCAGGAGTGCCTAGTCAGGATTTATGTGGTCCAGGGGATAGACCTGCAGCCCAAAGACAATAACGGCCTG TGTGATCCATACATTAAAATATCACTGGGAAAGAATACAATTGACGACAGAGACCACTACATACCCAGAACCCTCAACCCAATGTTTGGAAG GATGTTTGAGATGACGTGTTTCCTGCCCCAGGACAAGGACCTGAAGATCTCAATCTACGACTACGATCTCCTGAATTGTGACGAGAAGGTTGGCGAGACAGTGATTGACCTGGAGAATCGCTTCTTGTCTCGATATAACTCCTACTGTGGCCTGCCACAAACATACTGCAT TTCTGGCATCAACCAGTGGCGGGACCAGCTGAAGCCGTCTCAGCTCCTGGAGAACCTGGCTCGTATGAAAGGCTTATCTAAACCCAGGACTGAAGACAACGGCACATCACTCACCTTCAATGGCAAAGACTACACACTGGCTCAGTTTG AGGACAACAAGGAAATTCATCAGCACTTAGGTCCACCCCGAGAACGACTCTGCCTGCACGTGCTCAGAACACAGGGGCTTGTCCCTGAACATGTGGAGACCAGGACCCTTTTCAGCACCTTCCAGCCCAACCTCTCTCAG GGAAGGCTTCAGATGTGGGTGGATGTTTTCCCCAAAAGCATTGGCCCCCCTGGACCTCCCTTTGACATCTCACCACGCAAACCTAAGAA GTGTTTCCTCCGAGCCATCATCTGGAACACCACAGATGTGACTTTAGATGAGACCAGCGTCACTGGAGAAAACATGAGTGACATCTATGTCAAAGG ctGGATGCCAGGTATGGAGGAGGACAAGCAGAAGACCGATGTCCACTACAGGTCTCTTGATGGAGATGGCAACTTTAACTGGAGGTTTATCTTTGGTTTTGACTACCTGCCAGCTGAACAACTCTGTCTCGTGTCCAAGAAG GAGCACTTTTGGAGTCTTGACAAAACAGAGTTCAGGATTCCCCCCAAGCTGATTGTTCAGATATGGGATAATGACAAGTTCTCATTGGACGATTATCTCG GCACACTGGAGCTGGATTTGCATAACCTGATTTCTCCTGCAAAGAGCCCAGAGAAGTGTTCTCTAGCTATGATGGATGCTCTAGAAACCAGAAGTCTGAACAAGTCTGAGCACGCCAACTCTCTGTTTGCTCAACAATCAGTCAGAGGCTGGTGGCCCTGTGCCATTGAACAGGATGGGAAGAAGGCCCTGGGT GGCAAAGTGGAGATGACATTAGAGATTGTCACAGAAGCAGATGCAGACGAAAGACCTGCAGGAAAAGGCAGGGATGAACCAAACATGAACCCAAAACTGGACCCTCCCAA ACGCCCAGAAACCTCCTTCTTCTGGTTCACCAACCCCTGTAAAACCATGAAGTTCATTGTGTGGAAAAGGTTCCGGTGCCTCTTTATCAgcctcatcatcctcatcatagTGCTTCTCTTCCTCGCCATCCTGTTGTACTCTTTACCG AACTACATCTCAATGAAGATAGTGAAGCCTCTAAGTTAA